A part of Streptomyces sp. DSM 40750 genomic DNA contains:
- a CDS encoding small ribosomal subunit Rsm22 family protein: MNAPLPPADTLRAALSALLDGLPPKSATQAVDRLIAKYRGRTPTDAPVLRDRSDVVAYAAYRMPATFEAVCSALDAFAAAVPGWAPGSHVDVGGGTGAATWAVSATWEGGRPVTVLDWAEPALALGREIAGANPDLKTAEWRRSRIGSALTIESTDLVTISYVLGELTDADRTAVVDAAATAAQAVVIIEPGTPDGYTRVIEARDRLIDAGFHIAAPCPHSAACPIVPGEDWCHFSARVSRSSLHRQVKGGSLPYEDEKFSYVAATRFPPTPAPARVVRKPQIRKGQVLLDLCESEPGLGRTTVTKRHGLLYKAARDAEWGDAWPPAEVGDQA, encoded by the coding sequence GTGAACGCCCCCCTTCCCCCCGCCGACACCCTCCGCGCCGCCCTCTCCGCCCTCCTCGACGGTCTCCCGCCGAAGTCGGCCACGCAGGCGGTCGACCGGCTGATCGCGAAGTACCGGGGGCGGACGCCGACGGACGCGCCGGTGCTGCGGGACCGGTCGGATGTGGTGGCGTACGCGGCGTACCGGATGCCGGCGACGTTCGAGGCGGTGTGCTCGGCGCTCGACGCGTTCGCGGCGGCAGTGCCCGGATGGGCGCCCGGCAGTCATGTCGACGTGGGTGGGGGTACGGGCGCGGCGACATGGGCCGTGAGCGCCACCTGGGAGGGCGGGCGGCCGGTGACCGTGCTCGACTGGGCGGAGCCGGCGCTGGCGCTGGGGCGGGAGATCGCCGGAGCGAACCCGGATCTGAAGACCGCCGAGTGGCGGCGCTCGCGTATCGGATCGGCGCTCACCATCGAGAGCACTGATCTCGTCACCATCTCCTACGTCCTCGGCGAGCTGACCGACGCCGACCGCACCGCCGTCGTCGACGCCGCCGCGACCGCCGCCCAGGCCGTCGTGATCATCGAACCCGGCACCCCCGACGGCTACACCCGCGTCATCGAGGCCCGCGACCGCCTCATCGACGCCGGTTTCCACATCGCCGCCCCCTGCCCGCACAGCGCCGCCTGCCCGATCGTCCCCGGCGAGGACTGGTGCCACTTCTCCGCCCGGGTCAGCCGTTCCTCCCTGCACCGCCAGGTCAAGGGCGGCTCCCTGCCGTACGAGGACGAGAAGTTCAGCTACGTCGCCGCCACCCGCTTTCCCCCGACCCCGGCCCCCGCCCGCGTCGTACGCAAGCCGCAGATCCGTAAGGGCCAGGTCCTCCTCGACCTCTGCGAGTCCGAGCCCGGCCTCGGCCGGACCACGGTCACCAAGCGCCACGGTCTCCTCTACAAGGCGGCGAGGGACGCGGAGTGGGGAGACGCCTGGCCACCGGCCGAAGTCGGCGACCAGGCTTGA
- a CDS encoding TetR/AcrR family transcriptional regulator, translated as MAKKTAPDSARRSEKSRRAIYDAALALVTEVGYQKTTIEGIAARAGVGKQTIYRWWTSKADVLLEAFIDLSAQAAEAAARPEVIGEQAEYEIPDTGDLEADLKAVLRATVDELLDPKFEAPSRALAAEGVVNQQLGTEFVAKLLEPQLQLYVKRLRSAQEQGAVRPDIDPRIALELFVSPLAQRWLQYTGPISYAYTDALVEYALHGLAPR; from the coding sequence ATGGCCAAGAAGACCGCCCCCGATTCCGCCCGGCGCAGCGAGAAGTCACGTCGCGCCATCTACGACGCCGCCCTCGCCCTCGTCACCGAGGTCGGTTACCAGAAGACGACCATCGAGGGCATCGCGGCCCGCGCCGGCGTCGGGAAGCAGACGATCTACCGGTGGTGGACGTCCAAGGCGGACGTCCTGCTGGAGGCGTTCATCGACCTGAGCGCCCAGGCGGCGGAGGCCGCGGCCCGCCCCGAAGTCATCGGGGAACAGGCGGAGTACGAGATCCCGGACACCGGTGATCTGGAGGCCGATCTCAAGGCGGTCCTGCGTGCCACCGTGGACGAACTGCTCGACCCCAAGTTCGAGGCCCCCTCGCGGGCTCTGGCCGCCGAGGGGGTGGTGAACCAACAGCTCGGCACCGAGTTCGTGGCCAAACTCCTCGAACCCCAGCTCCAGTTGTACGTGAAGCGCCTGCGCTCGGCCCAGGAACAGGGCGCCGTACGCCCCGACATCGACCCGCGCATCGCCCTGGAGCTCTTCGTCTCACCGCTCGCCCAGCGCTGGCTCCAGTACACGGGCCCCATCTCGTACGCGTACACGGACGCCCTCGTCGAGTACGCCCTCCACGGACTCGCGCCCCGCTGA
- a CDS encoding bifunctional DNA primase/polymerase: protein MSATFGGRSGRQGRISEWLRARRTSRPLDSAADEAGREELLLAAAAAGLPLAPAAYPSGYRCSCDRVGCPTPARHPVSFAWQTQSTTDSAQIERWARHQPQANFITATGMVHDVLDVPLAAGREALERLLASGIEVGPVAESESESDDGRLLFFTLTRGTPEEEDEWWPCELDCHPETMDEHPGLRWHCRGSYVLVPPARLPGDLAVHWVRGLEHPLPDPLTLLETLTDACSRHVGEEPGHTDSAWPSRG from the coding sequence ATGAGCGCGACGTTCGGCGGCCGGTCCGGTCGGCAGGGCAGGATCTCCGAGTGGCTGCGCGCCCGCCGTACGAGCCGCCCGCTCGACAGTGCGGCCGACGAAGCCGGCCGTGAGGAACTGCTGCTCGCCGCCGCAGCCGCGGGACTCCCGCTCGCGCCCGCCGCGTACCCCTCGGGCTACCGGTGTTCCTGCGACCGCGTCGGCTGTCCCACCCCCGCCCGGCACCCGGTGTCGTTCGCCTGGCAGACGCAGTCCACCACCGACAGCGCCCAGATCGAGCGGTGGGCCCGGCACCAGCCGCAGGCCAACTTCATCACCGCGACCGGCATGGTCCACGACGTGCTGGACGTGCCGCTCGCCGCCGGCCGTGAGGCCCTGGAGCGGCTGCTCGCCTCCGGGATCGAGGTGGGCCCCGTCGCGGAGTCCGAGTCCGAGTCCGACGACGGGCGGCTCCTCTTCTTCACTCTCACCCGGGGCACGCCCGAGGAGGAGGACGAGTGGTGGCCCTGCGAGCTGGACTGCCACCCGGAGACCATGGACGAGCATCCGGGGCTGCGCTGGCACTGCCGCGGGTCGTACGTCCTCGTCCCGCCGGCCCGGCTCCCCGGTGATCTCGCCGTCCACTGGGTGCGCGGCCTCGAACACCCGCTGCCGGACCCGCTGACCCTGCTGGAGACCCTCACCGACGCGTGCTCCCGCCACGTGGGCGAGGAGCCGGGCCACACCGACTCGGCCTGGCCGTCGAGGGGCTGA
- a CDS encoding DUF6243 family protein, with the protein MTRGGAGNMLGVGGARRNLGRKALRGGPANGRVGGGLDPQAQKRELLRKLQEKRQEGRPETEGTTGETS; encoded by the coding sequence ATGACCCGAGGTGGAGCGGGAAACATGCTGGGAGTGGGCGGCGCCCGCCGGAATCTGGGCCGCAAGGCACTGCGCGGCGGCCCCGCGAACGGCCGCGTCGGCGGCGGCCTCGACCCCCAGGCCCAGAAGCGGGAGCTGCTGCGCAAGCTCCAGGAGAAACGCCAGGAAGGGCGGCCGGAGACGGAGGGGACCACCGGCGAGACGTCGTGA
- a CDS encoding PIN domain-containing protein has product MSGALVLDSEGLAKAVQRDREVHEWLTAAREADLPVLTSAAVLVEVVHPRINDAALRWTLSRLRVEPVSQAVAQSAVTLLRGAGLHGHKYAIDAMLCATAVQQPGRVTILTSDVEDMGMLLVDHPRVVAEKV; this is encoded by the coding sequence GTGAGCGGCGCGTTGGTGCTCGACAGCGAGGGACTCGCGAAAGCCGTACAACGGGACCGCGAGGTGCACGAGTGGCTGACGGCGGCCCGTGAGGCGGACCTGCCCGTGCTCACCTCCGCCGCGGTGCTGGTCGAGGTCGTCCATCCCCGGATCAATGACGCCGCGCTGAGGTGGACGCTGTCCCGGCTCCGGGTGGAGCCGGTCTCGCAGGCTGTCGCACAGTCCGCGGTCACCCTGCTGCGAGGCGCGGGACTGCACGGCCACAAGTACGCCATCGACGCCATGCTGTGCGCGACCGCGGTGCAGCAACCGGGCCGGGTGACCATCCTGACCTCCGACGTGGAGGACATGGGCATGCTCCTCGTCGACCATCCACGCGTGGTGGCGGAGAAGGTCTGA
- the efeU gene encoding iron uptake transporter permease EfeU, translating to MFANYLIGLREGLEASLVVCILIAYLVKTDRRDALKPVWIGIGVAVALALGFGCVLEFGSQELTFKAQEALGGSLSIVAVVLVTWMVFWMRRTARHLKAELHGKLDAALQMGTGALVATAFLAVGREGLETSLFVWTSVRASNDGTEGPLIGVLLGLATAVALGWLFYRGALRINLAKFFTWTGGMLVVVAAGVLAYGFHDLQEADFLPGLTNKAFDITGTIPPDSWYGTLLKGVFNFQPDPTVLQVTVWLLYLIPTLALFLAPVGFASGKGKVKIPDEQGARGSEPTKAS from the coding sequence GTGTTCGCGAACTATCTGATCGGTCTGCGGGAGGGTCTGGAGGCCAGCCTCGTCGTCTGCATCCTCATCGCCTACCTGGTGAAGACGGACCGCCGGGACGCGCTGAAGCCCGTCTGGATCGGCATCGGCGTCGCCGTCGCGCTGGCCCTCGGTTTCGGCTGCGTCCTCGAATTCGGCTCCCAGGAACTGACGTTCAAGGCGCAGGAGGCCCTCGGCGGCTCGCTGTCGATCGTCGCGGTGGTCCTGGTGACGTGGATGGTCTTCTGGATGCGGCGCACGGCCCGCCATCTGAAGGCCGAACTGCACGGCAAGCTCGACGCGGCCCTCCAGATGGGCACCGGCGCGCTGGTGGCGACCGCGTTCCTGGCGGTGGGCCGGGAGGGCCTGGAGACCTCGCTGTTCGTGTGGACGTCGGTGCGCGCGTCGAACGACGGCACCGAGGGCCCGCTGATCGGCGTACTGCTGGGCCTGGCCACGGCGGTCGCGCTGGGCTGGCTGTTCTACCGGGGTGCCCTGCGCATCAACCTCGCCAAGTTCTTCACCTGGACCGGCGGCATGCTGGTCGTGGTCGCGGCCGGCGTCCTCGCGTACGGCTTCCACGACCTCCAGGAGGCCGACTTCCTGCCCGGCCTGACGAACAAGGCCTTCGACATCACCGGGACGATCCCGCCGGACAGCTGGTACGGCACGCTCCTGAAGGGCGTCTTCAACTTCCAGCCCGACCCGACGGTCCTCCAAGTCACGGTCTGGCTCCTGTACCTGATCCCGACGCTCGCGCTGTTTCTCGCCCCGGTAGGGTTCGCCTCCGGGAAGGGGAAGGTGAAGATTCCTGATGAGCAGGGTGCGCGGGGTTCGGAGCCCACGAAGGCTTCGTGA
- a CDS encoding serine hydrolase domain-containing protein: MPSLEQAYDAGGSRELSAPRLRTDTPERAGLDPEELRHLVREVRALTEGDRPRAPAAVVLVGRGPYVAVEEAAGWAVRYASYDERSDSGVELPPEARIPVRPETPFDLASLTKLFTAVAAVQQLERGTLGIDAKLAAYLPDFAGAARHGLTVRHLLTHTSGLRPELPLYDCPSPDARLAMLRSEAPTAPPGTAHAYSDLNLLLLQHVLERLTGRTLDVLIRDGITHPLGMTSTGFGPYRTAAATEDQRRPWAKADRGMLRGEAHDENAWSLGGVAGHAGLFSTARDLAIFCRTLLAGGSYGPARILGPDFVELMLTPPGLGFALDQRWFMGELAGRGAAGHTGFTGTSLVLDPATDTFLILLTNAVHPRRRDPINAERAAAGTRVARAVRGT; the protein is encoded by the coding sequence GTGCCGTCCTTGGAACAGGCGTACGACGCTGGAGGGAGCAGAGAGCTGAGCGCGCCGAGACTGCGCACGGACACCCCGGAACGGGCCGGACTCGACCCCGAGGAACTGCGCCATCTCGTACGAGAGGTGCGCGCGCTGACAGAAGGGGACCGCCCCCGGGCCCCCGCCGCCGTCGTACTCGTCGGCCGCGGCCCCTACGTGGCCGTCGAGGAGGCGGCGGGCTGGGCGGTCCGCTACGCGTCCTACGACGAGCGCTCCGACAGCGGCGTGGAGCTGCCGCCGGAGGCCCGCATCCCGGTGAGGCCGGAAACCCCCTTCGACCTGGCCTCCCTCACCAAGCTCTTCACCGCCGTGGCGGCGGTCCAGCAACTGGAACGCGGCACCCTCGGCATCGACGCGAAGCTGGCGGCGTACCTCCCCGACTTCGCGGGCGCGGCCCGACACGGCCTGACCGTCCGCCACCTCCTCACCCACACCTCAGGCCTCCGCCCCGAACTCCCGCTCTACGACTGCCCGTCGCCGGACGCCCGTCTGGCGATGCTCCGCTCGGAGGCCCCGACGGCCCCGCCCGGCACGGCCCACGCCTACTCCGACCTGAACCTCCTGCTCCTCCAGCACGTCCTGGAACGCCTGACGGGCCGGACCCTGGACGTACTGATCCGCGACGGCATCACCCACCCCCTCGGCATGACGTCCACGGGCTTCGGCCCCTACCGGACGGCCGCCGCGACCGAGGACCAACGCCGCCCCTGGGCCAAGGCCGACCGAGGCATGCTCCGGGGCGAGGCGCACGACGAGAACGCCTGGTCCCTCGGCGGCGTCGCCGGCCACGCAGGCCTCTTCTCGACGGCCCGGGACCTGGCGATCTTCTGCCGCACGTTACTGGCCGGCGGCTCCTACGGCCCCGCCCGCATACTCGGCCCCGACTTCGTGGAGCTGATGCTGACCCCGCCCGGCCTCGGCTTCGCCCTCGACCAGCGGTGGTTCATGGGGGAGTTGGCGGGGAGGGGCGCGGCGGGGCATACGGGCTTCACGGGCACGTCACTGGTGCTGGACCCGGCGACGGACACCTTCCTGATCCTGCTCACGAACGCGGTCCATCCACGCCGCCGGGACCCGATCAACGCGGAGCGGGCGGCGGCGGGGACTCGGGTGGCTCGGGCGGTGCGGGGGACATGA
- a CDS encoding GNAT family N-acetyltransferase — protein MSTTPYLDEITSANLDAATDVRVRPDQEHLVEPVVKSLAEAYVHPGVAWPRLIRDGDRAVGFLMAFLDIDWKGDGTGTDIRSGLWRLNIAADEQGRGYGRFAVEAVAAEIRRRGGSRLFVTWHPGPDGPEAFYLGLGFRTTGETSGGQTVGVLELAGPAPATLD, from the coding sequence ATGTCAACCACGCCGTATCTGGACGAGATAACCTCCGCCAACCTCGACGCCGCGACCGACGTGCGCGTCCGCCCCGACCAGGAACACCTGGTCGAGCCGGTCGTGAAGTCCCTCGCCGAGGCGTACGTCCATCCCGGCGTCGCCTGGCCCCGCCTCATCCGCGACGGCGACCGGGCCGTCGGTTTCCTCATGGCCTTCCTCGACATCGACTGGAAGGGCGACGGCACGGGCACCGACATCCGTTCCGGGCTCTGGCGCCTCAATATCGCCGCGGACGAACAGGGCCGGGGCTACGGCCGTTTCGCCGTCGAGGCCGTGGCCGCAGAGATCCGCCGCCGGGGCGGCAGCCGGCTCTTCGTCACCTGGCACCCCGGACCCGACGGCCCGGAGGCCTTCTACCTCGGCCTCGGCTTCCGTACGACCGGGGAGACCAGCGGGGGCCAGACGGTGGGGGTGCTGGAGCTGGCCGGTCCGGCTCCGGCGACCTTGGACTGA